TGAGCCTGTTTCAATCGATGTGCGACGATGCACAAAAGACGGCACTGTTTTACCTCGAAACAGCAGCGTTTAAACTTTAGCAAACTAATATAAAGATCTGACTTATATCTTACGATAATTACAGTGGCGGGACCGTGTTGGATTTTCACCAATCTTCCGAATATTAGTTTCTCTTCGTTTCTATCCTAAACACATTTTATTAAATCCTTTCCTAAAGGTCAAGTTAAATTAAATTTCCCTCAATATTTATATCCTCTACAAATGAAATATCCTACTCTAAGGTCATAGTATCCTAGAGGAAGGGATATCACGCAGTCAATAAAAAGCGTTAGCCTGAAATATTAATCGATTCTGAGACACTAAAAGAAATAGTAAAACTCTATTGAGTCAAGTATTTTGACTTTAATTTTGCACATTTCAGTGAAATGCTTAAAGATGATTAGTGAATTCATATATCAAATCAGTCCCTTCGAAATATCTTGAAAGAAGTGATTGTTATCTCTCCTCTGTCAACGAGGAAAATCAATTGAGAAATAAAAGCTAAACTGGAAAAGAAAGGTGAAAAACGGTTAATTAAACAAGAAAAAGAAACACTTAAAATGTAGTTACCGTGGAAGGTCACAAAGCTCATCTAACACAATCTCATTATAAATATGCTGGTGATTTCTTACAAATGGACGCCTCGAAGCATCATTGGTTTGTCGATGATAGTAATTATTATCCTGAATTATCCATAAGAATTAATAATGAAATAACCCTTACTAGAAATATTGTACTGCCCCTAAAGTTGGACCAAGAAATCTAACTTTAGGGGGTATTTATATGGCTAAATATAGTTTAGAACTTAAAATGAAAGTAGTCGGAGAGTATCTGTCTGGCACAATTGGAATGAATTCACTTGCTAAGAAATATCATATTAAACCGCCTAAACAAGTGCGAATTTGGATTAATGCCTATCAAACATTGGGGATCGAAGGCTTAAAGCGCTCTCGTAAAAAGAACTCATATAGTGTAGAATTTAAATTAAAGGCAATCACTATGTATGAATCAAGCGAGAAATCCTATCAAGAGGTGGCTAATGAGTTGGGGCTTAATAACCCTAGCCTCATCGCCAGATGGCGCAAAGAATATCAAGAGCAGGACATTAAAGGACTATCTCGCAAACAAGGGAGGCCAACATTGTCTAAGAAAGATAAAGGCAAAAAAGAACAACAAGCACCTTCTAAACCCTTAAAAATAAACGACCTTGAACTGGCAAATCAGCGAATTGAAGAACTTGAATATGAACTAAAAATGCAAACCATTAAAAATGAATACTTGGAAATGTCAAGGAACTTGAGGCAACAGAAAGCAATGAAGACAAAGCAAGAGTCATCCACAAGCTCCGACAACAAGAAAAATACACCTTAACTGAGATTCTTGCTGCCATTGGCTTTCCCAAATCTACTTATACGTATTGGCAAGCCCAGTGGAAAAAAACAAATCCTGATAAAGAACTAAAAGATGAGATTCTAGAGATTCGAAAAGAGCATCCAAACTATGGTTATCGACGGATTCATGCCACCCTTCTTAAGAGAGGGATGGAAATAAACCGAAAGAAAGTCCATCGTATCTGTAAAGAATTAGGAAGCCAAGTGAAAAACTTTGGTCGTAAATATCGAAAATACAGTAGCTAAAAAGGCGTTGTCGGAAGGATTGCACCGAATCGAATTAGACGTCGATTTAAGAGTTCTCTGCCATACCAGAAGATCACTACCGATACGACTGAATT
This region of Suicoccus acidiformans genomic DNA includes:
- a CDS encoding helix-turn-helix domain-containing protein, producing the protein MAKYSLELKMKVVGEYLSGTIGMNSLAKKYHIKPPKQVRIWINAYQTLGIEGLKRSRKKNSYSVEFKLKAITMYESSEKSYQEVANELGLNNPSLIARWRKEYQEQDIKGLSRKQGRPTLSKKDKGKKEQQAPSKPLKINDLELANQRIEELEYELKMQTIKNEYLEMSRNLRQQKAMKTKQESSTSSDNKKNTP
- a CDS encoding IS3 family transposase, whose amino-acid sequence is MGFPKSTYTYWQAQWKKTNPDKELKDEILEIRKEHPNYGYRRIHATLLKRGMEINRKKVHRICKELGSQVKNFGRKYRKYSS